A stretch of DNA from Lotus japonicus ecotype B-129 chromosome 4, LjGifu_v1.2:
GTCAATTATTCCATATTTGTTTACCTGTAATTAGGCTGAATACATAAATATTAAGCCTAATTACAGAGTAATTACAGGTAAACAAATATGGAATAATTGACATATTCCTGTTCTATCACCATTATTTCTTATTTGGACCCAATATCCTCCTTTTGATCTCAGTTACTATAAGTCAAATTCACATCACATGCAGAAGCAAAGCACCTGAAACCCAAAAAGGAAGAGAAGATAAACAGAGAAAGCTTCAAGAAATCACCATTTTCTTCCGAAATCTTGCTTGGCGTAAAGGTAAATTCCCCAAACTCTCTTCACTCTCTgcacttcatcttcatccttcgcAATTGCATGCTCTCCAACGCATTCACCAATTTGAATTTTATATGAACACTCTATGCAATCCATTATCCCATATTCCCATTCTACtacttcaatttgaaaattttctcAGTAACTACTGCTAGAAACTTGAAGCCCAAGTGTTCTTTCTTGGTTAGGAAAAATGTATGGTATTTTTTAGATGAAACTTGGAGACCAAGTATGAAATTGGCGGTGTATTTCAACGaaggtttgatttttattttaatttatcctTTTATAATTTTGGGAAATGTAGGGATTTGAAGATCTTTGAAAAAATCTACAGTCTTGGAAAAATTTGTTCTGAAACTTGCGGACCAAGTATGAAATTAAAACTATAAATTGAGAGGAGGAGTGAAGAGTGAAGACGTTCATTTGCATAATTCAGAAAATGAAGGAAAGAAAAGTAAGtgcaacattttttttcttctctgtcactgtttttttagggttttttacTTCAATCAGATTGATTAGGTTTTCACTACTTGATTCCCAAAAGAATTCTCTGCTTGATTTTTGTTGAGATGAATCAGGTTTTGTCTATTACTGTTTTTAAGGGTTTTTAGTTTGAACAAATTAATTAGGTTTCATCTACTTGATTTTTGTTGAGCTTTTCAATTCATCATTTAGTTTTCTTTTGACATAATCTGTTGATAATCTTGATTCTTGAAGACCATGGATTCTTGGCTATGAGAAAACCCTATGATAACAGGGGatatatatgtttttatttcACTTCTAAAATTGAGTAACTGTTCTTATGTGTTATATCCATTAAAATTTCCAGTGCTTGATAATTTGTTACATTCTTGGTGGTTGTTGGTGTTATGCAATTTCAACTCTGATTTGTTTTTTTCCCAACATTCTGAAACAGATATCGGTAAGCATGGAACGGCAAAGCAAGAAGCTAAAAGTGGATTCTAGTGAGGAAAACAATGTGACAGAGTGTGGTGAAGGTTCATCAAGTTTATGTTGCAAGAATTGGCAATCATCATATTCTTCTTCATGTGAGCCTTGGTTTCTCTTGTATGGGGAAGGTTCTCAGTGTTCGCTGCTAATCAACGATGATCAACACAAGAAGTTCACAATGGAAATCCCAGAATTGGATGGAGCTACTTGCCTTGCATCCAAAGATGGGTGGCTTCTTCTATTTGACCAGGGCTCAGTGTTCTTCCTCAACCCATTTTCAAGAGCCAAAATTGATCTTCCAAAGATCCCCTTTTCAGAACTCTCTGATGATTCTGAGTACATTGCAGCATTTTCATGCGCCCCTACATCGAAAGAAAACTGCACAGTTGCTGTAATCAAGCGGTGGGAATACATTGGGATTCAACTCTATTTGCATAATTGTCAAGGTGGTGGTGACAATTGGGCTGAGCATGAACATATTTGCACTCTTGCAGATTTGAGCACAATTAGAGTTGCTGTGTACGAAGAAGGGGTTTTCCACATTTTTGATGGGTTCTACGGGTCGGTTACATTTGATGCCAGGACTGAAAAATGGAGAACCAGAATTGAATTTTCATCAATGAAAAAACTTGACAGTGGAGGGAGGAACTGTAAGATAAGCAGAAAGTGGTTTTGGACGAGTAATTTAAGGGAGAAACTGGGGCTTGAAGGTGATTTTTCTGTTTCCATATGCGGGACGCTGATTCCACATTCAGATGATGAAGTTGACTTGCTGATTCAGAATGAGAACCTTGAGGGTTCTCAAGGGTCTAAGGGCCGTCACTTTAAAGGGGTGTGGATCCAACCACCAAGACTCTTTCAATTACCTGCAGATGAAAGATTGGTAGCTTGATATCTTGTTGTTCCTTCTTCTGAGTTTGGGTTTATTAGTAGGTATATATAATCAGACTTGAGATTTTGTTCTATTCTTTTGGTCTTTGATCAGAATTGCTCTGTGATAAGGATTTGGAAAAGAATACAAGATATAACTACCACAGATATTGCTATTGTAGCTTGATATCTGGCTGTTGTTTGTTTTGGGTTTAGTTTAGCAGAATTACTAGTGGGATATGTAGTCACTGAGACTTGACATTTTGTTCTATTGTTTTGTTCATGTAGTCACTGAGACTTGAGATTTTGTTCTATTGTTTTGTTCAGAATTGCTCTATGATAAGGATTTTGGAAATGAAAAATAGATGAGTAgctttgaaattgatttttATATCAAATTCCCTTTGCTTGTTTATTTTGTGTAAGATACAAGAAATTTTTTTGATTCTGATGCTGCTTCACAAAACATAAAAAATCTTCTGCATAAAATCTAAAATTTGGAGATGCAGGGGATCGAACCCTGTACCTCTCGCATGCAAAGCGAGCGCTCTACCATTTGAGCTACATCCCCATTTGATAATTATGCCaaccaattatatatatattttaaaagtaaCATATATGGGAATCTTTTGTTGACTTGATCAATTAATGGAAATTTGTGTGCAAGGATAAAAAACGTGCCATGAAATCGAATGCTGCTTAATTTGAATCTATTTCTGTTCCTTAATGTATTTTTTCTGCTaagtcaagaaaaaaaaattctccagCTTTGTTCTGTAAATTGATCTACTACACACACTCCAGGTCTGTGTTTTTTCATCTAACTTAGTTTGGGATTGAATCCTACTATCAAATTCCAAGTACTTAACACTGTAACCCAACAAAACGTAGATACTACAGGTAAAGaggaggggggggggagttGCAGTGTTCTATTAGACTTACAAATTTAAGTAGTAGTCTATTAGAATTTTTAGTAATTAAAATGGAGTGCCATGTGAACTAATCTAATATCATGATCTCATAGGTGCCACATTAATTGTAGCATTATACAATTCCTAGTTAATCAGGATGAACATGAAGGATTAATAATGAGGACCTCCATCTCTCCTAAAGCAAAAGTCATCCATGTGATAGATGGTTCACATCTCAACTTATCAGCATACTGTGAAATGGAAAACGCCCTCTTAAAGTTGAATGCTGATGTTGTGGCATTCATGTACCAAGGGCATATATTATGAGAGGCTAATGATCTAATTAAACCAACATGCCAAAGATATAGGGAGATAATAGGATCAGAGTTGCCACCTTGTGAAATGGAACATAAATGCATCATATCATCTTCCAAATACATATCGTCTTACTCATATCACTTTCCCTTCCCCATTCACTCCTTGTCCTTAACACTCACTTCATCTTGATTTTCTTCATTGCATTCTTTGTCTAGGCATTTTGAGGTTAATTTAGATCCAGATTTTTTGGATTTTCAATTTCCCAgtacttatttatttttggcTTTTAACTTCCGGTATGCATTTTGCTGTTTGATGAATTTCGAGATTCAAAACCTAGAAAGTATTTTCCATAGATAATACCGGGTTCTAAACCCAGTATTACTAAAACACAATGCTGATTTTACAAGATCCCCAATACTGTTTAGCTCTGCATACTGGGTAATTGAAAAACCTGAAACATGCATAAGATCCGTGAAAGGTTATCTTTAAACTTACCTTCCACGTTTTAGACTCCGGAAGCAAATAATTTTGATTATGATCTAGATTTTTATTTCTTGGAAGACTAGGTAAACTCACATTCTCAACTTTTAAGAACTTGTTAACGTATTTTCCGATGCATCAAAAAAAAAGAACCTGTTAACGTACATAAGAGAGAGCGTTATAGAAATTTACTGCATTA
This window harbors:
- the LOC130712817 gene encoding F-box protein At3g56470-like isoform X1, yielding MKERKISVSMERQSKKLKVDSSEENNVTECGEGSSSLCCKNWQSSYSSSCEPWFLLYGEGSQCSLLINDDQHKKFTMEIPELDGATCLASKDGWLLLFDQGSVFFLNPFSRAKIDLPKIPFSELSDDSEYIAAFSCAPTSKENCTVAVIKRWEYIGIQLYLHNCQGGGDNWAEHEHICTLADLSTIRVAVYEEGVFHIFDGFYGSVTFDARTEKWRTRIEFSSMKKLDSGGRNCKISRKWFWTSNLREKLGLEGDFSVSICGTLIPHSDDEVDLLIQNENLEGSQGSKGRHFKGVWIQPPRLFQLPADERLVA
- the LOC130712817 gene encoding F-box protein At3g56470-like isoform X2, which translates into the protein MERQSKKLKVDSSEENNVTECGEGSSSLCCKNWQSSYSSSCEPWFLLYGEGSQCSLLINDDQHKKFTMEIPELDGATCLASKDGWLLLFDQGSVFFLNPFSRAKIDLPKIPFSELSDDSEYIAAFSCAPTSKENCTVAVIKRWEYIGIQLYLHNCQGGGDNWAEHEHICTLADLSTIRVAVYEEGVFHIFDGFYGSVTFDARTEKWRTRIEFSSMKKLDSGGRNCKISRKWFWTSNLREKLGLEGDFSVSICGTLIPHSDDEVDLLIQNENLEGSQGSKGRHFKGVWIQPPRLFQLPADERLVA